One Brassica napus cultivar Da-Ae chromosome C4, Da-Ae, whole genome shotgun sequence genomic region harbors:
- the LOC106446632 gene encoding leucine aminopeptidase 1 yields the protein MPHTLGLTKPNSTDHPKISFAAKEIDVTEWKGDLLVVGVTEKDLTKDDGSKFENPILNKLDAHTIGLLGLVSSEEDFAGKPGQSTVLRLPGLATKRIGLIGLGKTASSSSPAAFHSLGEGVATVSKASQSSTVAVALASPESESKLSSASALASGVVLGLFEDGRYKSESKKPSLSSVDIIGFGTGPEVEKKLKYAEDVSYGVIFGRELINSPANVLTPAVLAEEAAKVASTYSDVFTANILNEEQCKELKMGSYLAVAAASANPPFFIHLVYKPSSGDVKTKLALVGKGLTFDSGGYNIKTGPGCSIELMKFDMGGSAAVLGAAKAIGEIKPPGVEVHFIVAACENMISGTGMRPGDVITASNGKTIEVNNTDAEGRLTLADALVYACNQGVDKIVDLATLTGACVIALGTSVAGIYTPNDELAKEVIAASEKSGEKLWRMPLEESYWEMMKSGCADMVNTGGRAGGSITAALFLKQFVSEQVQWMHIDMAGPVWNEKKKSGTGFGVSTLVEWVQTNSSS from the exons ATGCCTCACACTCTCGGTCTCACCAAACCCAACTCCACTGATCATCCCAAG ATCTCGTTCGCTGCGAAGGAGATCGATGTGACGGAGTGGAAAGGGGACTTACTCGTTGTTGGCGTGACGGAGAAAGACTTGACTAAAGACGATGGTTCGAAGTTCGAGAACCCGATCTTGAACAAGCTCGATGCTCACACGATTGGACTTTTAGGTTTAGTCTCATCGGAGGAAGATTTCGCTGGCAAACCGGGTCAGTCAACGGTTCTTAGGCTTCCCGGTTTAGCAACCAAACGAATCGGTTTGATCGGTTTAGGAAAAACcgcttcatcatcatctccagCAGCTTTTCATAGCCTTGGTGAAGGTGTGGCTACTGTCTCAAAGGCTTCTCAGTCAAGTACTGTTGCTGTTGCTCTTGCCTCACCTgagagtgaatccaagcttagCTCTGCTTCAGCTTTAGCTTCAG GCGTGGTGCTGGGGCTATTCGAAGACGGGAGGTATAAGTCTGAATCAAAGAAACCATCTTTGAGCTCTGTGGATATCATTGGGTTTGGAACTGGACCTGAAGTTGAGAAGAAGCTTAAGTATGCTGAAGATGTTTCTTACGGTGTGATTTTCGGGAGAGAGCTCATTAACTCTCCTGCTAATGTGCTCACTCCTG CTGTGCTAGCTGAGGAAGCAGCAAAAGTGGCTTCTACGTACAGTGATGTGTTTACAGCGAACATCTTGAACGAGGAGCAATGCAAGGAGTTGAAGATGGGATCTTATCTAGCGGTTGCTGCAGCGTCGGCTAATCCTCCTTTCTTCATTCACCTTGTGTATAAACCTTCCAGTGGCGATGTTAAGACCAAACTTGCTCTTGTTGGAAAAGGATTGACCTTTGACAG TGGTGGCTACAACATTAAGACTGGACCTGGCTGCTCCATTGAGCTCATGAAATTCGACATGGGCGGTTCAGCTgctgttcttggtgctgctaaAGCCATTGGTGAGATTAAGCCTCCTGGTGTTGAG GTTCATTTCATCGTTGCAGCCTGTGAGAATATGATTAGTGGAACTGGAATGAGACCTGGAGATGTCATCACAGCCTCAAATGGAAAGACCATTGAG GTGAACAACACAGATGCTGAAGGTCGTTTAACACTTGCTGATGCTCTAGTGTATGCTTGTAACCAAGGCGTTGACAAG ATTGTTGACCTCGCTACATTGACCGGAGCCTGTGTTATTGCTCTTGGAACATCAGTGGCAG GGATCTACACACCTAATGACGAGCTTGCAAAGGAAGTGATTGCTGCGTCAGAGAAGAGTGGAGAGAAGCTGTGGAGGATGCCATTAGAAGAGAGCTATTGGGAGATGATGAAGTCTGGATGTGCTGATATGGTCAACACAGGTGGGCGTGCGGGAGGTTCCATCACCGCAGCTCTCTTCTTGAAACAG tttGTGAGCGAGCAGGTGCAATGGATGCATATAGACATGGCTGGACCGGTGTGGAACGAGAAGAAGAAGTCTGGGACTGGGTTTGGTGTGTCCACTCTTGTGGAATGGGTGCAGACCAATTCTTCTTCGTAG
- the LOC106446633 gene encoding probable LRR receptor-like serine/threonine-protein kinase At2g24230 — translation MGFGFWGYALILPLFLKQVYCQEPNTDGFFVSEFFKQMSLTSAQAYNFSAPFCSWQGLFCDSNNEHVTVLIATGMGLSGPIPDTTLGKLSKLQSLDLSNNRISALPSDFWSLTTLKSLNLSFNQISGSFPSNVGNFGQLESLDLSHNNFSGQIPEAVDSLVSLRVLKFDHNGFQMSIPRGLLGCQSLVSIDLSSNQLEGSLPDGFASAFQKLKALNIARNKIHGRDRDFSDMKSITSFNISGNQFEGSATGLFKETLEVADLSKNRFQGHISQVDSNWTSLVYLDLSENELSGDIFKNLTLLKKLKHLNLAWNRFNRGVFPRIQMISGLEYLNLSNTNLSGHIPIEISELSDLNTLDVSGNHLSGNIPLLSIKSLAAIDVSRNNLTGEIPMPIIEKLQWMESFNFSYNNLTFCTEKFSPETLTRSFFGSTSSCPIAADPALFKRRRSATGVLKVALAVTLSAMFLLIAALVFVAFGHKRKVKTSEAKDVSVKEEQSISGPFSFQTDSTTWVADVKQANAVPVVIFEKPLLNITFSDLLSATSHFDRDTLLAEGKFGPVYRGFLPGGIHVAVKVLVHGSTLSDQEAARELEFLGRIKHPNLVPLTGYCIAGDQRIAIYEYMENGNLQNLLQDLPFGVQTTDDWSTDTWEEEGDNGIQNIGHEGPVATWRFRHMIALGTARALAFLHHGCSPPMIHRDVKASSVYLDQNLEPRLSDFGLAKVLGSGLDDEIANGSPGYLPPEFLQPEQELPTTKSDVYCFGVVLFELVTGKKPVGDEYLDEKDTDLVTWIRSLVRKSQGSKAIDPKIQQTGSEDQMEEALKIGYLCTADLPSKRPSMQQVVGLLKDIEPKPNQ, via the coding sequence ATGGGTTTTGGTTTCTGGGGTTATGCATTGATTCTTCCTCTGTTCTTGAAGCAAGTTTATTGCCAAGAACCAAACACAGATGGTTTCTTTGTCTCTGAATTCTTCAAACAAATGAGTTTAACCTCTGCTCAAGCTTACAACTTCTCTGCTCCCTTTTGCTCATGGCAAGGCTTGTTCTGTGATTCCAACAATGAGCATGTGACTGTGTTAATTGCCACTGGGATGGGTTTATCTGGTCCAATCCCTGACACAACCCTTGGCAAACTCAGCAAGCTCCAGTCTCTGGATCTCAGCAACAACAGAATCTCTGCTTTGCCATCTGATTTCTGGAGTCTGACCACTTTGAAGAGCCTCAACCTCTCCTTCAACCAGATCTCTGGCTCTTTCCCCAGCAATGTTGGCAACTTTGGGCAGCTTGAGTCCCTTGACCTCTCTCACAACAACTTCTCAGGTCAAATCCCTGAGGCTGTGGACTCTCTTGTCAGCTTGAGAGTCTTGAAGTTTGATCACAATGGGTTTCAGATGTCTATCCCAAGAGGACTTCTTGGCTGCCAGTCTCTTGTTTCCATTGATCTCTCCTCTAACCAGCTTGAAGGGTCTCTCCCTGATGGGTTTGCCTCTGCATTTCAGAAGCTCAAAGCTTTGAACATAGCAAGAAACAAGATCCATGGCAGGGACAGAGATTTTTCTGACATGAAGTCCATCACTTCTTTTAACATCTCAGGGAACCAGTTTGAGGGTTCAGCAACAGGTTTGTTCAAGGAGACTCTTGAGGTGGCTGATCTCAGCAAGAACCGGTTTCAAGGTCATATCTCTCAGGTAGATTCCAACTGGACTAGTTTGGTTTATCTAGACTTGTCTGAGAATGAGCTCAGTGGAGATATCTTCAAGAATCTCACACTACTAAAGAAGCTTAAGCACTTAAATCTAGCTTGGAACAGATTCAACAGAGGGGTGTTTCCTAGGATCCAGATGATCTCTGGTTTGGAGTATCTCAACTTGTCTAACACAAATCTCTCTGGTCACATACCAATAGAGATCTCAGAGCTGAGTGACTTGAACACACTTGATGTTTCTGGAAACCATCTATCAGGAAACATCCCTCTGTTGAGTATCAAGAGCCTCGCGGCTATCGATGTTTCCAGGAACAATTTGACTGGAGAGATACCAATGCCTATCATTGAGAAGCTCCAGTGGATGGAGAGTTTCAACTTCTCTTACAACAACTTAACGTTTTGCACTGAAAAATTCTCGCCTGAAACTCTCACCAGATCCTTCTTTGGCTCTACAAGCAGCTGCCCTATCGCTGCAGACCCTGCGCTCTTCAAGAGGAGACGCTCAGCCACTGGAGTACTCAAGGTGGCTTTGGCGGTGACGCTCTCCGCCATGTTCTTACTCATAGCAGCTTTGGTTTTTGTAGCGTTTGGCCACAAAAGGAAAGTTAAAACCAGTGAAGCCAAAGATGTCTCAGTTAAGGAAGAACAAAGCATCTCAGGTCCGTTTTCTTTCCAGACAGATTCCACCACATGGGTGGCTGATGTCAAGCAGGCAAACGCGGTTCCCGTCGTTATCTTTGAGAAGCCGTTGCTGAACATCACCTTCTCAGATCTCTTGTCTGCGACTTCCCATTTCGACAGAGACACTCTTTTAGCAGAAGGTAAGTTCGGTCCGGTCTACAGAGGCTTCCTCCCTGGTGGGATCCATGTAGCTGTAAAAGTTTTGGTCCATGGCTCGACTCTTAGCGACCAAGAAGCAGCTAGAGAGCTGGAGTTTCTTGGGAGAATCAAGCATCCGAATCTTGTTCCGTTAACTGGATACTGCATAGCTGGTGATCAGAGGATAGCTATCTATGAGTACATGGAGAACGGTAACTTGCAAAACCTGCTTCAAGACCTGCCGTTTGGAGTTCAGACAACAGATGACTGGAGCACGGATACATGGGAAGAAGAAGGTGACAATGGAATCCAAAACATAGGGCATGAAGGTCCGGTTGCAACGTGGCGGTTTAGGCACATGATTGCGCTTGGAACGGCCAGAGCATTGGCCTTCCTTCACCACGGTTGTTCACCGCCAATGATCCATAGGGATGTGAAAGCTAGTAGCGTCTATCTTGACCAGAACTTGGAACCGAGATTGTCTGATTTTGGTTTGGCTAAAGTCCTTGGAAGCGGATTGGACGATGAGATTGCCAACGGCTCGCCCGGTTATCTCCCTCCTGAGTTCTTGCAGCCTGAGCAAGAACTGCCAACGACAAAATCTGATGTATATTGCTTTGGTGTTGTTCTGTTTGAGCTGGTCACAGGGAAGAAACCTgttggagatgagtatcttgATGAGAAAGATACAGACCTCGTGACTTGGATTAGAAGTTTGGTTAGGAAGAGTCAAGGATCAAAGGCTATTGATCCGAAAATACAACAGACGGGCTCAGAAGATCAGATGGAAGAAGCTCTCAAGATTGGGTACCTTTGCACGGCTGATCTTCCTTCAAAGCGCCCAAGCATGCAACAAGTAGTTGGTCTTCTCAAAGATATTGAACCAAAGCCTAATCAATGA
- the LOC106449901 gene encoding cytochrome P450 705A1, whose product MTAMVDLDIQNCLIFTLVFLFPTLFLFVFFFFYKEPNNSFDLPPSPPSLPIVGHLHLIISSSMHKCFQKISSKYGHFLHLRIFHVPIVLVSSPTVAYEIFKAHDTNVSYRGPIAIDECIVFGSSGYIRAPSGDYWRFMKKIIMAKALGPQALERTRGVRLVELERFHRNLLDKAMKKESVEIGEEAMRLVNNTLGKMSMGSSFSVEDNDGGKVCELSVAFTSLCHKFCVAQVFHKPLEKLGISFLKKDVMEVSHRFEEHLEKILAKYEEKVEEHQGAEFMDALLESYQGENAEYKMTRKQIKALFAELFVGAGDSSSSTTRWAMAEIINNPKILERLREEIDSVVGKNRLVQETDLTNLPYLQAVVKEALRLHPVGAVVPREFQEGCTIGGFYIPEGTSLAVNSYAIMRDPDSWEDPCKFKPERFLTSSRSWKEEERKEQALKFLAFGAGRRGCPGSNLGSTFVGTAVGVMVQCFDWEIEGDKVNMEEASGLRFFMALAKPLKCTPSPRNMNQLTSDSGGQDYTRFELTNI is encoded by the exons ATGACAGCAATGGTCGACCTTGATATTCAAAATTGTTTGATCTTTACTCTCGTATTCCTCTTCCCAACCCTCtttctctttgtcttcttcttcttctacaagGAACCAAACAACAGCTTTGATCTGCCTCCAAGCCCTCCTTCTCTTCCGATCGTTGGTCATCTTCACCTTATCATCTCTTCTTCAATGCACAAGTGTTTTCAGAAAATCTCATCCAAGTACGGACATTTCCTCCATCTCCGCATCTTCCACGTCCCCATCGTTCTCGTCTCCTCTCCCACAGTGGCCTATGAGATCTTCAAGGCTCACGACACGAACGTCTCCTATCGTGGTCCAATTGCTATCGATGAGTGCATTGTGTTTGGTTCTTCTGGCTACATTAGAGCTCCCTCTGGTGATTACTGGAGGTTCATGAAAAAGATCATCATGGCTAAGGCCCTCGGTCCCCAGGCGCTAGAGCGAACACGTGGCGTCCGTTTAGTTGAGCTAGAGAGGTTCCACAGAAACCTGCTGGATAAGGCCATGAAGAAAGAGAGCGTGGAGATAGGCGAGGAAGCGATGAGACTCGTTAACAACACGCTGGGAAAGATGAGCATGGGAAGTAGTTTCTCAGTGGAGGACAATGACGGTGGGAAAGTCTGTGAACTATCAGTCGCGTTCACTTCCTTGTGCCACAAGTTTTGTGTGGCGCAAGTGTTTCATAAGCCGCTAGAGAAGCTAGGGATCTCATTCTTAAAAAAGGACGTGATGGAGGTTTCACACAGATTTGAAGAGCATCTGGAAAAGATTCTTGCGAAATACGAAGAGAAAGTGGAGGAACATCAAGGTGCTGAGTTTATGGATGCATTGTTGGAATCTTATCAAGGCGAAAACGCAGAATATAAGATGACTAGGAAGCAAATTAAGGCGTTATTTGCG GAGCTTTTCGTTGGAGCAGGTGACTCCTCTTCTTCAACAACACGGTGGGCAATGGCAGAGATCATCAACAACCCTAAGATTCTCGAGAGACTAAGAGAAGAAATCGATTCAGTGGTGGgaaaaaataggttggttcaaGAAACTGATCTAACAAATCTACCTTACCTGCAAGCTGTAGTCAAGGAAGCTCTAAGATTGCACCCTGTGGGAGCTGTGGTGCCAAGGGAGTTTCAAGAAGGCTGTACGATAGGAGGGTTCTACATACCGGAGGGAACATCACTTGCTGTTAATTCTTATGCTATCATGAGAGATCCTGATTCTTGGGAAGATCCTTGTAAGTTTAAGCCAGAGAGGTTTCTGACATCTTCAAGATCATGGAAAGAGGAGGAGAGAAAAGAGCAAGCACTGAAGTTCCTCGCGTTTGGCGCCGGAAGGAGAGGATGTCCTGGATCAAATCTTGGTAGTACTTTTGTAGGAACCGCGGTTGGAGTGATGGTGCAGTGCTTTGACTGGGAAATTGAAGGAGATAAAGTCAACATGGAAGAAGCTTCAGGATTGAGATTCTTTATGGCTTTGGCTAAGCCACTTAAGTGCACTCCTAGTCCTCGAAATATGAACCAATTAACTTCTGATTCAGGAGGTCAAGATTACACTCGGTTTGAATTAACAAACATATAA
- the LOC106449902 gene encoding F-box/kelch-repeat protein At1g64840 isoform X1, whose product MILLPDLRTGFYTLFSLFCWLMDLDSCYSRFQEIVMSSMMPDWSLLPEELLHFISQNVENCFDGVHARSVCTSWRSNIPFPSCLLRTSYSLPTFAQFPLENKGSCTLEKIPLFLFRVKSPPPAAATSPCEYFLGGIRRDESEHLMELPSPLQCSVKVNIPGNDPALLNVLDCQIFPLGHQCRMIGWDLEEWRTTNYRGVAFLPLNNGEFIVLLNFTKSLFMSRSDEMRWIQLKKFSDASCEEIVPFRGKFYGTILNRDLFVIDPYSLDVTSLTPLQPLRSVKYLVPSGNDDELFLVEKILPPTGVLDFCRFACRVSKLDDEAGKWVEVSDVGGRVLFIGYPGNVSFCGKELPDGCGLSGDSLLCTGGPGNVTYSYKYGVNTGREEDDLNFWRRFSGENRVTIINTSPVVALQVER is encoded by the exons ATGATTCTCTTACCAGATCTAAGAACTGGATTTTATACTCTGTTTTCACTCTTTTGTTGGTTAATGGATCTCGATTCTTGTTATAGTCG tttccaAGAGATCGTCATGTCATCAATGATGCCAGACTGGTCTCTCCTACCGGAGGAGCTGCTCCATTTCATATCCCAGAACGTTGAGAACTGTTTCGATGGTGTTCATGCTCGCTCTGTTTGTACCTCGTGGCGATCCAACATTCCGTTTCCTTCTTGCCTGTTACGCACAAGTTACTCTCTCCCCACGTTTGCCCAGTTCCCTCTCGAAAACAAAGGCTCATGCACCCTCGAGAAGATCCCTCTGTTTCTCTTTAGAGTCAAATCTCCTCCTCCTGCTGCTGCTACGTCACCTTGTGAGTATTTCTTAGGAGGGATAAGGCGAGATGAGTCAGAGCATCTTATGGAGCTTCCATCTCCCCTTCAGTGTTCAGTGAAAGTGAATATCCCAGGAAATGATCCAGCCTTGTTGAACGTGCTTGACTGCCAGATCTTCCCTCTGGGTCATCAGTGCAGAATGATTGGTTGGGATCTTGAAGAATGGAGGACGACAAACTACAGAGGTGTGGCTTTTCTTCCACTAAACAATGGAGAGTTCATTGTTCTTCTCAACTTCACTAAATCATTGTTTATGTCAAGAAGTGATGAAATGAGGTGGATACAGCTTAAGAAATTTTCAGATGCTTCGTGCGAGGAAATAGTTCCTTTTAGAGGCAAGTTTTATGGAACCATTCTCAATAGGGATCTTTTCGTAATTGATCCTTATTCGCTGGACGTGACTTCGTTGACGCCTTTGCAGCCTCTACGCTCGGTAAAGTATCTGGTTCCATCTGGCAATGATGATGAACTTTTCCTAGTTGAGAAAATCCTCCCTCCTACTGGTGTGTTAGATTTTTGTCGGTTCGCATGTAGAGTGAGTAAGCTAGATGATGAGGCTGGTAAATGGGTTGAGGTCAGCGATGTAGGAGGCCGTGTGTTGTTTATTGGATATCCAGGAAATGTTTCGTTCTGTGGTAAGGAGCTTCCTGATGGTTGTGGTCTGAGTGGGGATTCGTTGTTGTGCACCGGTGGGCCAGGGAATGTCACTTACTCTTATAAATATGGAGTAAACACAGGACGCGAGGAAGACGACCTCAACTTTTGGAGGAGATTCTCAGGAGAGAACCGTGTGACGATCATTAACACATCTCCTGTGGTGGCTCTCCAGGTTGAGCGCTAA
- the LOC106449902 gene encoding F-box/kelch-repeat protein At1g64840 isoform X2: protein MSSMMPDWSLLPEELLHFISQNVENCFDGVHARSVCTSWRSNIPFPSCLLRTSYSLPTFAQFPLENKGSCTLEKIPLFLFRVKSPPPAAATSPCEYFLGGIRRDESEHLMELPSPLQCSVKVNIPGNDPALLNVLDCQIFPLGHQCRMIGWDLEEWRTTNYRGVAFLPLNNGEFIVLLNFTKSLFMSRSDEMRWIQLKKFSDASCEEIVPFRGKFYGTILNRDLFVIDPYSLDVTSLTPLQPLRSVKYLVPSGNDDELFLVEKILPPTGVLDFCRFACRVSKLDDEAGKWVEVSDVGGRVLFIGYPGNVSFCGKELPDGCGLSGDSLLCTGGPGNVTYSYKYGVNTGREEDDLNFWRRFSGENRVTIINTSPVVALQVER, encoded by the coding sequence ATGTCATCAATGATGCCAGACTGGTCTCTCCTACCGGAGGAGCTGCTCCATTTCATATCCCAGAACGTTGAGAACTGTTTCGATGGTGTTCATGCTCGCTCTGTTTGTACCTCGTGGCGATCCAACATTCCGTTTCCTTCTTGCCTGTTACGCACAAGTTACTCTCTCCCCACGTTTGCCCAGTTCCCTCTCGAAAACAAAGGCTCATGCACCCTCGAGAAGATCCCTCTGTTTCTCTTTAGAGTCAAATCTCCTCCTCCTGCTGCTGCTACGTCACCTTGTGAGTATTTCTTAGGAGGGATAAGGCGAGATGAGTCAGAGCATCTTATGGAGCTTCCATCTCCCCTTCAGTGTTCAGTGAAAGTGAATATCCCAGGAAATGATCCAGCCTTGTTGAACGTGCTTGACTGCCAGATCTTCCCTCTGGGTCATCAGTGCAGAATGATTGGTTGGGATCTTGAAGAATGGAGGACGACAAACTACAGAGGTGTGGCTTTTCTTCCACTAAACAATGGAGAGTTCATTGTTCTTCTCAACTTCACTAAATCATTGTTTATGTCAAGAAGTGATGAAATGAGGTGGATACAGCTTAAGAAATTTTCAGATGCTTCGTGCGAGGAAATAGTTCCTTTTAGAGGCAAGTTTTATGGAACCATTCTCAATAGGGATCTTTTCGTAATTGATCCTTATTCGCTGGACGTGACTTCGTTGACGCCTTTGCAGCCTCTACGCTCGGTAAAGTATCTGGTTCCATCTGGCAATGATGATGAACTTTTCCTAGTTGAGAAAATCCTCCCTCCTACTGGTGTGTTAGATTTTTGTCGGTTCGCATGTAGAGTGAGTAAGCTAGATGATGAGGCTGGTAAATGGGTTGAGGTCAGCGATGTAGGAGGCCGTGTGTTGTTTATTGGATATCCAGGAAATGTTTCGTTCTGTGGTAAGGAGCTTCCTGATGGTTGTGGTCTGAGTGGGGATTCGTTGTTGTGCACCGGTGGGCCAGGGAATGTCACTTACTCTTATAAATATGGAGTAAACACAGGACGCGAGGAAGACGACCTCAACTTTTGGAGGAGATTCTCAGGAGAGAACCGTGTGACGATCATTAACACATCTCCTGTGGTGGCTCTCCAGGTTGAGCGCTAA